Proteins from a single region of Vanessa cardui chromosome 13, ilVanCard2.1, whole genome shotgun sequence:
- the LOC124534618 gene encoding arginine-glutamic acid dipeptide repeats protein-like has product MINFKDTKNKSALSTRWAQMSKQEQIIEKKKMEIQAKLQAQKQAAALAAQAKLSNPPVADEKGSPNIFSNDGSFMSQYKALLEKQSKEKQEKEAKEKKEIEESQKNNNDNKDTSETNPMQEESDTFDGFEQHNHNANERRPDRGNRDRHRRWNDRGRNRAHSPMTPVIEDRKKVTDTINIPPLMQLTVQPPDDQSPPPNSHNNRWDSRDGPSPNEEFDRESQQDNSHDQCPDSVPMGSGPMVSGPGPMGPGPMGFGPMGPGPLMPNSIGSGPMVGGPIGPGAMGPRSMGPGPMGPGPMGPGPMGSGPMGPGPMGPGPMRPGPMGPGPMGPGPMGSGPMGPGPMGPGPMGPGPMCPRNMGPGSNMPSGPNMGQGSNSGPNGGPMMGPRGPNMPPIPPFMGGPPNFPMPPNFMGPNGPGGPCGPGPMPPNMCRPNMRGPGPNGPMPPFFPFPNSQMPGPNGPPNSMNSPFGPNGPNFGPQPPFGPNGPNFGPNNNGPPIGGPPNMHFMQQNSLPPNSMNESKPLDNIPPPEPMKLQNIPPPLSMPLSHIPKPNDVEPGHLPAPPHSMQVLSADSFPPSVQRAAAEVATNGDHWENVLKAIHSQDQNMWFLHNTNSNEYKAYRDLVTKIRRENQGDRKPEIKPEDKYEPEFSLEDDDSSDNKYIKEEMKDNYDVYSNQYTSNVKREQTSSQSDDDSDPRKERRKRKKSRWGDDPPVDIKPPGVVTPLPNSLPGAKLSKIDEEGLKLTNVNRNNQALMQYAMTNYGTTNLSVEDWKKCEDNFKLNLLYQDMLKKRQEVERLAAAGKHKYEYDSDEDTSEGTWEHRLRAKEMNATERWATELTKQAAGKHHIGDFLPPEELKKFMEKYSAVKSGKEPDLSDYKEYKLKEDNVGFKMLQKLGWNEGQGLGAEGTGIVDPINKANQPVANLGLGASTSDVVSPEDDEFDAYRKRMMLAYRFRPNPLNNPRRPYY; this is encoded by the exons atgattaattttaaagacaCTAAAAATAAATCCGCTCTAAGCACAAGATGGGCGCAAATGTCGAAACAAGAACAAATCAtcgaaaaaaagaaaatggaaATTCAAGCCAAGCTACAAGCCCAAAAGCAAGCTGCTGCTTTAGCGGCTCAGGCGAAACTATCTAA TCCCCCTGTGGCAGATGAGAAAGGATCACCAAATATTTTCTCCAATGATGGTAGCTTTATGAGCCAATATAAAGCTCTCCTTGAAAAAcaaagtaaagaaaaacaagaaaaagaagcaaaagaaaaaaaggagaTTGAAGAAAGtcaaaagaataataatgacaataaaGATACATCAGAAACAAATCCTATGCAAGAAGAAAGTGACACTTTTGATGGTTTCGAACAACACAATCATAATGCGAATGAAAGAAGGCCAGATAGAGGAAACAG gGACCGTCACAGGCGATGGAATGACAGAGGCCGTAATCGAGCTCATAGCCCCATGACTCCAGTTATAGAAGATAGAAAGAAAGTGACTGATACTATAAATATCCCACCTTTAATGCAACTTACTGTGCAACCTCCTGATGATCAATCTCCACCACCTAATTCTCATAACAATCGTTGGGATTCTCGGGACGGACCTTCTCCTAATGAGGAATTTGACAGAGAAAGTCAGCAAGACAATTCTCATGACCAATGTCCAGATTCAGTTCCAATGGGATCAGGTCCAATGGTATCTGGCCCAGGGCCTATGGGGCCTGGGCCAATGGGCTTTGGACCTATGGGTCCTGGACCACTAATGCCGAACTCGATAGGTTCAGGTCCTATGGTTGGTGGTCCGATCGGACCAGGTGCAATGGGCCCAAGATCAATGGGGCCCGGTCCTATGGGTCCTGGGCCGATGGGACCCGGACCAATGGGTTCTGGTCCAATGGGGCCTGGACCGATGGGGCCTGGACCCATGAGACCAGGACCAATGGGTCCCGGGCCGATGGGACCCGGACCAATGGGTTCTGGACCAATGGGACCCGGGCCAATGGGTCCCGGACCAATGGGGCCTGGTCCAATGTGTCCCAGGAACATGGGTCCTGGCTCCAACATGCCTTCAGGTCCAAATATGGGTCAAGGATCTAATTCAGGGCCTAATGGAGGTCCTATGATGGGACCTAGGGGACCTAATATGCCACCAATTCCGCCGTTCATGGGCGGTCCTCCGAATTTTCCAATGCCTCCGAATTTCATGGGTCCTAATGGACCAGGGGGTCCTTGTGGCCCTGGTCCGATGCCACCAAACATGTGCCGTCCTAACATGCGAGGACCTGGACCAAATGGTCCAATGCCACCATTTTTTCCTTTTCCTAATTCTCAAATGCCTGGCCCTAATGGTCCACCCAACTCAATGAATTCTCCTTTCGGCCCTAATGGTCCTAACTTTGGCCCACAACCTCCATTTGGACCCAATGGCCCCAATTTTGGACCAAATAATAATGGCCCACCGATAGGAGGCCCTCCTAATATGCATTTTATGCAACAAAATTCTTTACCCCCTAATTCCATGAACGAATCAAAACCTTTGGATAATATACCTCCGCCTGAACCTATGAAACTTCAGAACATTCCACCTCCACTATCAATGCCCCTCAGTCACATCCCTAAACCAAATGATGTGGAACCAGGACACTTACCGGCACCACCGCATTCTATGCAAG TTCTCTCTGCAGATTCGTTCCCGCCGTCAGTTCAGCGAGCCGCAGCCGAGGTCGCAACCAACGGCGACCACTGGGAAAATGTCCTGAAAGCAATACACTCACAAGACCAAAATATGTG GTTTCTGCATAATACGAATTCGAATGAGTATAAGGCGTATAGGGATCTCGTGACAAAGATACGGCGTGAAAACCAAGGTGATAGAAAACCTGAGATCAAGCCTGAAGACAAATATGAGCCTGAGTTCTCCTTAGAAGACGACGATAGCAGCgacaacaaatatataaaggaGGAAATGAAAGACAA TTATGATGTGTACTCGAATCAATACACCAGTAATGTTAAACGGGAACAGACCAGCTCTCAGAGTGACGACGATTCTGACCCTAGAAAGGAGCGTCGTAAGAGGAAGAAGTCGCGTTGGGGAGATGACCCGCCAGTCGATATAAAACCACCGGGCGTAGTCACACCGTTACCAAATTCTCTTCCAG GTGCAAAATTATCAAAGATAGACGAAGAAGGCTTAAAGCTTACAAATGTCAATCGTAATAATCAAGCGTTAATGCAATATGCAATGACTAACTATGGTACTACTAACCTCAGTGTGGAGGATTGGAAAAAATGTGAAGATAATTTCAAACTCAACTTACTGTATCAG GATATGTTAAAAAAGAGGCAAGAAGTAGAGCGTTTGGCGGCCGCTGGTAAACACAAATACGAGTATGACAGTGATGAAGACACCTCAGAGGGAACATGGGAGCACAG ATTACGTGCCAAAGAAATGAATGCCACAGAGAGGTGGGCAACTGAACTCACAAAGCAAGCTGCAGGTAAACATCATATTGGTGACTTTCTTCCACCCGAGGAACTGAAAAA ATTCATGGAAAAATATTCAGCAGTTAAAAGTGGCAAAGAGCCAGACTTGAGTGATTACAAGGAATACAAACTTAAGGAGGATAATGTTG
- the LOC124534738 gene encoding RNA polymerase II elongation factor Ell: MAALPAGVQYALSSESSYKENKELVFVKLTDSALKAIEDFIRNNRDKLAKPKIQFLPGNEGKISIPAPSSGNGSSGESTFHFSINSNAEMEGPQGSFECVRGGGARRLESCGPLPRRMRVQANDDSYEATKDRMSRTIAAEQSKCTRVIKPNQTDIGRRVKVRSTHPTYSNGPAAQLAERLERAERPERPERPERPERPERPERPERQERQERPERAERPERQDRPERPERPERPERPERPERPERQERQERPERPDRAERPERSERPERMERVERPAVAPPASRPQPAASAHPHPQPQQHPQPHPHQPQRPPPNPDLTRRPLKERLIQLLALKPFKKPELYARLMSEGLKEKERSMVNKILPEIGTLKDNCYHLRRHVWNDVNEDWPFYTEEEKRLLKRRKPQNLTPPLSSDSANSLSPRASPGASKRAGASADDAPAAVKKQRISHYRRPSPPSSGYATTSSGERHASDNEDDRTTVKKDNGYTLNFTTVKDLCPSPVKANGFSRSSPPVEQTSITEKDITNTEPLENTALTCAVPEENMTDLVDIERQYPPITSSSTRRAYKNEFATLYTEYQSLYERVAQVAALFTQLEHQLKCAEPKSPQHRSIEQRIVEEYQRMRNDVAYQRDRRRVNYLHRKLNHIKRMVHQYDQLRNLKPERVSAASTTQAY; the protein is encoded by the exons AAAATCTCCATTCCGGCTCCATCCAGTGGTAATGGATCATCGGGTGAATCCACGTTTCACTTCAGTATCAATAGCAATGCAGAAATGGAGGGTCCACAG GGTTCGTTCGAGTGCGTCAGGGGTGGGGGGGCGAGGCGCCTGGAGTCGTGCGGGCCGCTGCCGCGAAGGATGCGCGTGCAAGCCAACGACGACTCCTACGAGGCGACCAAGGACCGAATGTCCAGGACTATCGCCGCGGAGCAGAGCAAATG CACCCGCGTCATTAAACCTAATCAAACGGATATAGGTCGACGTGTTAAAGTGCGCTCAACACATCCTACGTACTCAAATGGGCCTGCGGCTCAGTTGGCCGAACGGCTCGAAAGGGCCGAAAGGCCAGAGCGCCCCGAAAGACCCGAACGACCGGAAAGGCCTGAGAGGCCGGAACGACCTGAACGGCAAGAGCGGCAAGAACGGCCTGAACGAGCGGAAAGACCCGAGAGGCAAGATCGGCCCGAACGGCCAGAACGGCCTGAGAGACCCGAACGGCCGGAACGGCCTGAGAGACCCGAACGGCAAGAACGGCAAGAACGGCCCGAGCGACCAGACAGGGCCGAGCGCCCTGAACGGTCGGAAAGACCTGAAAGGATGGAGCGTGTCGAAAGGCCGGCGGTCGCACCTCCCGCGAGTCGCCCGCAACCCGCTGCGTCCGCGCACCCGCATCCCCAACCCCAACAGCACCCGCAACCACACCCCCATCAACCGCAACGGCCTCCCCCCAATCCAGACCTTACTAGGCGACCCTTAAA AGAAAGACTTATACAATTATTAGCACTGAAACCCTTCAAGAAGCCCGAACTATACGCGAGACTCATGAGTG AGGGCCTCAAGGAAAAGGAACGTAGTATGGTGAACAAGATCCTGCCTGAGATCGGCACGCTCAAGGACAACTGTTACCACTTACGTAGGCACGTATGGAACGACGTCAACGAGGATTGGCCATTCTATACGGAGGAAGAGAAACGTTTGCTCAAGAG GCGGAAACCTCAGAATCTAACGCCGCCGCTCAGCAGCGACTCGGCGAATTCGCTGTCGCCGCGCGCGTCGCCGGGCGCGAGCAAGCGCGCGGGCGCGAGCGCCGACGACGCGCCCGCCGCCGTCAAGAAGCAGCGCATCTCGCACTACCGCCGCCCCTCGCCGCCCTCGTCCGGATACGCGACCACATCGTCCGGCGAGCGACACGCCTCCGACAACGAGGACGACCGCACCACGG tTAAAAAGGACAATGGTTACACTCTCAACTTTACTACCGTGAAGGATCTCTGTCCCAGTCCTGTGAAGGCGAATGGCTTTAGTAGAAGTAGTCCTCCTGTAGAGCAAACTAGTATCACAG AAAAAGACATCACAAATACGGAACCTTTAGAAAATACAGCTTTAACGTGTGCTGTGCCTGAAGAAAACATGACTGATTTGGTAGACATTGAAAG ACAATATCCGCCGATAACGAGCTCGAGCACGCGTCGCGCGTACAAGAACGAGTTCGCGACGCTGTACACGGAGTACCAGTCGCTGTACGAGCGCGTCGCGCAGGTCGCAGCGCTGTTCACGCAGCTCGAGCACCAGCTCAAGTGCGCCGAGCCCAAGTCGCCGCAGCACCGG AGCATAGAGCAGCGCATAGTGGAGGAGTACCAGCGCATGCGCAACGACGTGGCCTACCAACGGGACAGGCGGCGCGTTAACTACCTGCATCGGAAACTTAACCACATCAAGCGGATGGTACACCAGTACGACCAACTG CGCAACCTGAAGCCGGAGCGCGTGTCGGCGGCCAGCACGACGCAGGCGTACTGA